The Hevea brasiliensis isolate MT/VB/25A 57/8 chromosome 9, ASM3005281v1, whole genome shotgun sequence nucleotide sequence attaataactaGTAATATTTTTTGTATCattctatttatttattatttaaggaTAAATATAACTAAATTTTTAGAATCAAGGGCTCAAAATTAAATCCTAAGGTCCTTTTGGTTTCAATTctaattcaattttatttgagCTAATTTaacagtagaaaagaaaaaaaaaagttgtcaATTGAGATTGATTTAGACCGGTTTGATTTTGATCCAATGCCAATTCAATTTAAGAGAATTGAGAAAATGATAAGGTTCTGGTTTGAACCCATGAAACTTCTGTCTAGCTCTAATCTGAATTAAGACGGATCTGATTTTAGGGCTGAACCGGACTATGACTTGAGTTTGATTACAATTATGGCATATCAAGAGGTTGGGCCTTTGGTTCAAGCAGCGAGAAAATTTGGCAATGTGCAGTAGTAGGGCCTCGGCCCAAAATCTAACATATATTTTCTATTTTAGTTgggaaaattattaaattatttattttaatgaaattaaatatttatatgtttttctattaaagtatattttatttaatatttatatttttgttacatttattttttttttaattttattgtctagtttaaattaaattttttgctAGTTAATcgattaaataagaaaaaaattacttTTATTCAAgacttaaaaaatagaaaaaaatataaataaaatacccAATGATTTTACATTTTAACACATGGAgaataatgatttaatttttattaatttgatattgGTATTTTCCTCCATCAATAAACATAATATGAACAGTTAATTACTATTAAGATGCTGATATGAAGAATagataatttttgtaaaatagaGATACAAAATAGGAAAATTTCCATTTTAGTTTAAGGGAAAAGGCAGAGCTCCAACGGTCTAAAAATTGTCAAAGGCAAATTAGAGGGGCTTTCTCCCCTTTGCCGCGGCGCCTACCATCTGTTTGATATTTTTCAAACTCAGGAACagagactctctctctctctctttaatcTCTATTCCTTTCCTATTTCTACTCTTAAACAAGCATCTAATCCTTCATCTGCTATACTGTATAACAATATTCAAACATCTCTTTCGAAATTGCCAAAAAATCCCAATACTTGTATAGGAGCCTCAGGTTTtttgatttctttaactttcTCTTGTGATTTTGTTATCGATTGTCAAGTGCGTTATTATTTCAGCATATGCAATGAATCCAAGTGAaaaattttccctttttttttctttcttcttttcttcctgtAGTCTTTGATTGATTGATTGATCGATCTTGAGTGAATTTGAGCCCTTGAAACAAGAATTTCTACTCTTTTATGCAAAACTCTGTTTTGGGTTTCGTTTAATTTCAGTTATTTGTTGTCAAGATTGAATATAATTGCAAATAGTATAATTGGGAACTCCAGGGTTAGCATTTCCTCCATCTCTTTAGTTGGCATAGGGTTCATTCTTAATCTGTAAGATGCTTTTTTATTGCAAATATGGTTTCTTGTTCATTGCTCAAGGCTTTCATGTCTTTAAAatagttttctttttctttttctttgtctgGCTTTTACCCTCTATTGATGAAGATACAATTTATAGTATAAATTAATTGCTGGTGTGTTTAAATTGTCTCTGTTTTGAGATTTTGAGATCTAATACTACTGTTGAGAAATTATTTGTTTACTAATTAACATTTTATATGTTAAGGTACCATAAAGAAATTTTCTTGAGGATCCCATCTTTTCCTCCTCTGGTTTTTGGATTTCAAGCCAAGTCATTTTATGCATTTGATGCGTGCAATCTTTCATTTAAGACAAAATGTTTGGATTTATGAAATCACCAGCAAATAAAGGAACTAAGCAAAATTCAGTAGATTCAGATGATGAATCCAATGCCAAGCAAACACGTCAGCCTGGAAAACGAGCTGCTTCTGAACCTGTGCTCAATATTCCAAATGTCCCTTTTGATGTTAAGGGAAACCCAGACAAATATAAGAATGACTTCCGTGATTCAGGAGGACTAGAGAACCAAAGTGTTCAAGAGCTGGAGAATTATGCTATGTACAAGGCTGAGGAGACATCAAAGAGTGTTAACAATTGCCTAAGGATTGCTGAGGACATCAGACAAGATGCTACAAGAACTCTTGATATGTTGCATGCTCAGGGTGAACAAATCACCAGGACCCACCAGATGGCCGTTGACATGGATAAGGATCTGAGCAAGGTAAGTTCAATTTATTGTTGTGAATTCATTTTACATTTTCCTGTTTTATCAAGGAAGTTTTGATAAATGTTTTGGAAAATGATGGCGAAATAATAATACATGTCTTCATTGACATTCTGTTTTCTGTTTCCTGGATTTCTTTCAGCAGCCTTTTACTAGTTATAGGGATCATTTCTATTGACTCTGTATTGCTAATGATAGGGTGAAAAGCTATTAAATAATCTTGGAGGCATCTTCTCCAAGCCTTGGAGACCTAAGAAGACCCGGGAAATAACAGGGCCTTTGATCACAGCAGGTCTTTACTTCTAACATCATTGGCTAGTTTTGTTTTTTAAGAAATTCACATTACTTGACCATATAATCATGCTTTTGCATGATGTACTTTGTTGGCTACAGATAATCCATCCAAGAAAAGTGAGAACCACAAAGAACAAAGAGAAAAGCTGGGTTTAGGAGGTAAACCAAAAGGAAAGTCAGCTCCTGCAACACCTCCTTCCGAACCAACAAATGCCATGCAGAAAGTTGAGGTCTGTGCATTTAGCCGGTCATCAGGAATGCTTGATTTTATTGAGTTgtattattgaaaaaaatatatatttgtacTTTACCAATGCCAGCTAGAGAAGGCAAAGCAAGATGATGCGCTTTCAGATTTGAGTAATATCCTGGGTGATTTGAAGGGCATGGCTTTTGATATGGGAAGTGAAATTGACAGGTCAGCTATTATTTTCTCATTGGGTGTAGCAGTGATGAATTTTTTGCATTATTTTTGcaagtttttatatttttaagctTCTAACAAGATGTATTTAAAGTAATTTTAGGATGTATGTTGCATATATATTTCCAATGGTATGGTTGCATATATATTGAACCTAGGAGACCCGGGTTCGACTCCCTCTGCCTCACATATATAATAAGCAAAAAAACTGAAGTACAATAACAGTGCTCATCAAGTTCTTTTAGCAGGGAAAACAAAGTAAGGACAAGGAattgaaatccaaaaataaagatTATTATAGctcactttctctctctctttctctctgaaACACACAAATGTATTGTTCTGATTTATATGGCACATGCAGGCAAAATAAAGCCCTTGATCATCTTGGTGATGATGTTGACGAGCTGAACTCTCGAGTGAAAGGAGCCAATCAGCGTGCCCGCCGTTTGCTTGAGAAGTGAGACACTGAGCAGGCACCACCACCAGATTACTAAATTtgatttctgcatattgtttagTGGTCATAATGGCCTTTTTAACCCCTTCTTGGTGAATTCATCAGTTCATACCTGGAAACCCTTCATTTGTATTCATGCTACTGCAATTTTTTTCCCCTTACAAGATACTGTCATacaatcttcttcttccttttttagTTTTTTTCATTGATAATATGATATCTGTATAGTTGATTGTGTATACTGCACAAGCTTGAGAATTACTCAAATGTCCAATGACAatgaaaattcttcaaaattatttctatttgatgGCTTTAGAGAATGTTAGAGGAACCTTGATTTACTGAGTTACAGTGGGCTTTCAACTTGCTGGTTTCTTATGGTCAGGAGATTTGGATATGATAATACTGCTTCCAGG carries:
- the LOC110651996 gene encoding putative SNAP25 homologous protein SNAP30, with the protein product MFGFMKSPANKGTKQNSVDSDDESNAKQTRQPGKRAASEPVLNIPNVPFDVKGNPDKYKNDFRDSGGLENQSVQELENYAMYKAEETSKSVNNCLRIAEDIRQDATRTLDMLHAQGEQITRTHQMAVDMDKDLSKGEKLLNNLGGIFSKPWRPKKTREITGPLITADNPSKKSENHKEQREKLGLGGKPKGKSAPATPPSEPTNAMQKVELEKAKQDDALSDLSNILGDLKGMAFDMGSEIDRQNKALDHLGDDVDELNSRVKGANQRARRLLEK